From the genome of Corallococcus macrosporus DSM 14697:
GATGACAGGGCGTTAATCCGGCCCTACATTGGGTTCCGTTGGGTTTACGGCACAGGAGCTGCGCATGGCTTACGACGGCGAGCTGGTGAAGATGGAGAACGGTCGCTGGGCGCGGTTCCAGCGGTGCCAGGTGTACCGCCCGGGCGTCGAGGACGCGGGCGAGACGATGCTGCTGATCGCCGTGGAGCTGGAGGAGCGCTTCCAGCGCCAGCTCGACGCGGCGGCGGACTCCCTGGCCCAGTACCGCTACCAGGGCGTGCCCGTGCAGGTCCGCTTCGACGCGGACGCCCAGGGCATCACCCTGCAGCCCGAGCAGTCGGTGTCCGCACCCGCGGTGCACTGAACACCGACGCCGCGTGGGCGGACCGTTGATGATTTGACGGATTCACAACACCCGGGGCCTCGCGATTCACATCGCGGGGCCCTTCGTTTTTACACGCGCTGACGAGCAGCGTCAGGCGTCGTCCAGCCAACGGGTGTAGGCCTCGAAGCCGTAGTCCCTGCCCAGGAATGAGCGCACCAGGTCCGCGGCGTCCCGGGAGCCGCCGGGGCCCAGCACGGTGTCCCGGAAGCGCTGGGCCGTGGCGGGGTCCATCAGCCCGTGCTCCAGGAAGGGCGTGAGCAGATCCCGGGCGATGACGAGCGACCAGAGGTAGGCGTAGTACGCGGACGAGTAGTACCCGTCGAGTTGGACGAAGGAGAGGTGGGCGTAGGTGTCGTCCAGGGCGGGGAAGGGCATGTAGCGCTCCTGGAGCGCATGGACTCGCGCGGTGGTGTCCACGCTGGCCGGGTCGCTGGCGTGGAGCTGGAGGCTGACGGCCGCGTAGAAGAGCTGCTGGCGCAGCCACAGCCCCTTGCCGAAGGCCTCCGCGCGCCGCATGCGGAGGATGGTGTCCGTGGGCAGCGGCTCCCCGGTGTCGACGTGCCGGGCGAAGGTCCGCAGGGACTCCGGGCGCCAGGCCCACTCCTCCAGCACCTGGGCGGGGGCCTCCACGAAGTCGCGCTCCGTGCGCGAGCCGGACAGGCTCGCCCAGCGCGCGCGGCCGCCCAGGACGTGGTGCAGCAGGTGGCCGAACTCGTGGAAGAAGGTCTGCACCTGGGCGTGCTGGAGCAGCGCGGGGTGGGCGCCGGGGCGGGGGAAGTTCGCCGTCAGCACGCCCTCCGGAAGCGTCCTGCCCGCGCGGCCGGTGGCCAGGTCCCACTGCGCCGGGTGGGCGTACTTGTCCGGGCGCGGGTGCATGTCCAGGTAGAAGCGCCCCAGGCGCGTGGGGCCCTCGTAGATGTCCCAGGTCTCGATGTCCGGGTGCCACGCCGGCGCGTCGGTGACGCGGCGGTAGGTGAGTCCGAAGAGCCGCGAGGTGATGTCCAGCACGCCCTGCTTCACCCGCGTGTATTCGAAGAAGGGCCGCAGCTCGCGCGAGTCGAGCCGGTGGCGCTCCGCGCGCACCTGCTCCTTGAGGTACGTCTGCTCCCACGGCTCCACGCGGGCGGCGCCGGGCACCTCGCGCCGCTTGCGCGCCAGCAGCGCGGCGTAGTCGTCCTTCACGCGCGTGGCGGTGGCGGTGGCGAGCTGTTCGATGAAGGCCTCGGCCACGTGCTGGTGGCGGACCATCTTGTCCTCGGACGCGTAGGCGGCCCAGGACGGGTAGCCCAGGAGCGTGGCCAGGTCGTGCCGCGCCTGGAGCAGGCGTGACAGCGTCTCCAGGTTGCGCGGGTGGCCGCGCTGCTGCCCCGCGCGCCACAGCGCCTCGCGGGCGCGCCCGTCGCGCGCGTAGGTCAGGAAGGGCAGCGTGTCGGACGGGTCCGTGGTGATGCGCACCCGGCCATCCGGCCCTGGCGGGTGGTCCCGGATGTAGTCGTCTGGGAGGCCGTCCAGCGCGTCCGGGGCCACGTCCACGTACCGGACGTCCTCGCGGATG
Proteins encoded in this window:
- a CDS encoding M3 family metallopeptidase, with the protein product MHRLVVFVVSLALAGCTGPSSAQRLASSGEPLGAPRPLEPDAGRQLTFTPERFLAACLRDVRQAEARIQAMLALPTPRDVDAALTAYDDAMALLDDAHSRGNLGANTHPDAAFRAAAERCAQATDGKRTDVSLNPRVYAALAALDLSGQDAATRRWVDLVLRGFRRAGVNRDAATRARLRELNDTLTRLGQAFSQHIREDVRYVDVAPDALDGLPDDYIRDHPPGPDGRVRITTDPSDTLPFLTYARDGRAREALWRAGQQRGHPRNLETLSRLLQARHDLATLLGYPSWAAYASEDKMVRHQHVAEAFIEQLATATATRVKDDYAALLARKRREVPGAARVEPWEQTYLKEQVRAERHRLDSRELRPFFEYTRVKQGVLDITSRLFGLTYRRVTDAPAWHPDIETWDIYEGPTRLGRFYLDMHPRPDKYAHPAQWDLATGRAGRTLPEGVLTANFPRPGAHPALLQHAQVQTFFHEFGHLLHHVLGGRARWASLSGSRTERDFVEAPAQVLEEWAWRPESLRTFARHVDTGEPLPTDTILRMRRAEAFGKGLWLRQQLFYAAVSLQLHASDPASVDTTARVHALQERYMPFPALDDTYAHLSFVQLDGYYSSAYYAYLWSLVIARDLLTPFLEHGLMDPATAQRFRDTVLGPGGSRDAADLVRSFLGRDYGFEAYTRWLDDA